Proteins encoded together in one Campylobacter concisus window:
- a CDS encoding biotin--[acetyl-CoA-carboxylase] ligase: MQVEFFQSLPSTQEFLIEALKNGEIKPPHMVVAYNQTKGVGSRGNSWEGLGGNLFMSFCISEDELPSDIPPPSISIYFSMLMREVLSELGSKCWLKWPNDFYVDERKIGGTLTNKVDEIYICGMGINLASAPENASILDIKASVDELVWGFVSMLDKKILWKPIFSKFRIDFCKSKSFITHIANRAVSLQDAEICEDGAILLNGEKVYSLR; the protein is encoded by the coding sequence TTGCAAGTAGAGTTTTTTCAAAGTCTGCCTTCGACGCAGGAATTTTTGATAGAAGCCCTAAAAAACGGCGAGATAAAGCCACCGCACATGGTCGTGGCGTACAATCAAACAAAAGGGGTCGGCAGCCGCGGCAACAGCTGGGAGGGGCTTGGCGGAAATTTGTTTATGTCATTTTGCATAAGCGAAGATGAGCTGCCAAGCGACATACCTCCGCCCTCGATCTCGATATATTTTTCTATGCTGATGCGTGAAGTCTTGAGCGAACTTGGCTCAAAGTGCTGGCTGAAATGGCCAAATGATTTTTACGTGGACGAGCGTAAAATAGGCGGCACTTTGACAAATAAAGTGGATGAAATTTACATCTGCGGCATGGGGATAAATTTAGCTAGCGCGCCCGAAAACGCGAGCATTTTGGATATAAAAGCTAGCGTAGATGAGCTAGTTTGGGGCTTTGTTAGCATGCTTGATAAAAAGATTTTATGGAAGCCAATTTTTAGCAAATTTAGGATAGACTTTTGCAAGTCAAAAAGTTTTATTACGCATATTGCAAATAGAGCTGTTTCGCTTCAGGATGCTGAAATTTGCGAGGATGGAGCGATATTATTAAACGGGGAAAAGGTATATTCTTTAAGATGA
- the obgE gene encoding GTPase ObgE, which produces MFIDSVKLTLSSGHGGAGAVSFRREKHVILGGPDGGDGGDGGDVYFVCDNNTHTLANYKGKKAMRASDGEAGMGKRMTGKKGESLELIVPPGTAVYDAQTNELLCDMVNEGQRTLFLKGGKGGLGNFHFKNSINQAPEYAQKGMPEESVEVRLELKLIADVGLVGFPNVGKSTLISAVSNAKPQIANYEFTTLTPKLGLVEVDEFSGFVMADIPGIIEGASDGRGLGVQFLKHIERNKILLFMIDSANYRSMSEQFSVLKEEVAKFSSVLASRDYAIAVTRVDAAENLDENIKEFMKSINLEPNQVGKFVYKQDLYSFDAKKPYFVLPISSATNENIDELKFALLELLKKEL; this is translated from the coding sequence ATGTTTATAGATAGCGTGAAATTAACCCTAAGCTCAGGGCATGGCGGTGCTGGTGCAGTAAGCTTTCGCCGCGAAAAGCACGTCATTTTAGGCGGCCCAGACGGCGGTGACGGCGGTGACGGCGGAGATGTCTATTTTGTCTGCGACAACAACACTCACACACTAGCAAACTACAAGGGCAAAAAGGCGATGAGAGCAAGCGACGGCGAAGCTGGCATGGGCAAAAGAATGACTGGCAAAAAGGGTGAGAGCCTAGAGCTTATCGTGCCACCAGGAACGGCGGTCTATGACGCGCAGACAAACGAGCTGCTTTGCGATATGGTAAATGAGGGGCAAAGGACGCTATTTTTAAAAGGTGGCAAGGGCGGACTTGGAAATTTTCACTTTAAAAACTCTATCAACCAAGCTCCAGAATACGCTCAAAAGGGCATGCCAGAAGAGAGCGTAGAGGTCAGGCTCGAGCTAAAACTGATAGCTGACGTGGGCCTTGTTGGCTTTCCAAATGTCGGCAAATCAACCCTTATCTCAGCCGTCTCAAACGCCAAGCCACAGATCGCAAACTACGAATTTACCACGCTTACGCCAAAGCTCGGACTTGTTGAAGTCGATGAGTTTAGCGGCTTTGTCATGGCTGACATTCCTGGCATCATCGAGGGAGCAAGTGATGGACGCGGCCTTGGCGTGCAGTTTCTAAAGCATATCGAGAGAAATAAAATTTTACTTTTCATGATAGATAGTGCAAACTACAGAAGCATGAGCGAGCAGTTTAGCGTGCTAAAAGAGGAGGTGGCTAAATTTTCAAGTGTGCTTGCTAGCAGGGACTATGCTATCGCTGTCACCAGAGTCGATGCGGCTGAAAATTTAGATGAAAATATAAAAGAATTTATGAAAAGTATAAATTTAGAGCCAAATCAAGTTGGTAAATTTGTCTATAAGCAAGACCTATACAGCTTTGATGCGAAAAAACCATACTTTGTTTTGCCAATCTCATCAGCGACAAACGAGAACATCGACGAGCTTAAATTTGCACTGCTTGAGCTGCTAAAAAAAGAGCTTTGA
- the polA gene encoding DNA polymerase I encodes MKTLTIIDTFGFFFRLYYAMSGLKNRDGKPSGMISGFANFIASLKDEYQSDYLIFALDSKGKTLRHEILGEYKANRSEPPAQLKEQLPVCIDMIEKMGLYSLSREGYEADDIIASAVKFCKDKDIFVRIVTHDKDLYQLIEDGKVSIYSPQSKIDHDSASCFEKYGVYPAQVRDFLAIAGDSSDNIPGVKGIGAVGAKKLLAEYGSLEGIYENLALIRNERTKNMLAAARDEAFLSKKLATLFDDAITSLDLEQSKFPEQNPLINISEILKEYDLNRLLKSLQKEENAEFKLGFRANLLLDEASIEKLLSSVTPETIVAFDTETTGVDSKSAKIVGFSFCFNDEDAYYVPVAHNYLGAPKQIDLKFATWAVGQIYKGCVIGQNLKYDFEIVKNNLGLNPPANFKDTMILAWLSDPNSSVGMDALAKRLYDYDTIKFEDVVKKGQTFGDVPLENAAKYASEDAWITLKFYKTFQNTLDKNLLALAYTHEFPFILTLFDMEQNGIKINEAKMQKLILENDTKLKALTSEIYELSGENFNINSVKQLGVILFEHLKLPTKKKTKTGYSTDESVLAELTDAHPVIEKILAYRELYKLQSTYCEPLLALAKKDEGSRIYTSFLQTGTSTGRLSSKNPNLQNIPARGSLAKDVRECFEAREGYSFVGLDYSQIELRLLAHFSRDPALLEAFKNDEDIHARTAISIFGSSDGQNRAVAKSINFGLIYGMGSSKLANQVNITRVEAKEYIERYFKAFETIKEFLEGIKISAKNDGFVQTLLGRKRYFDFKSATPMQIAMFEREAVNTVFQGSAADLVKMAMVKVRANLDEKASMLLQIHDELIFEVKDEFAQEFGKTTQKTMEEIYTLNVPLKTSLNIAKNWGELK; translated from the coding sequence ATGAAAACACTTACGATTATTGATACTTTTGGCTTCTTTTTTAGGCTTTACTACGCTATGAGCGGGCTTAAAAACAGAGATGGCAAACCAAGTGGCATGATAAGTGGCTTTGCAAATTTCATAGCGAGCCTAAAAGATGAGTACCAAAGCGACTACCTCATCTTCGCACTTGATAGCAAGGGCAAGACCCTGCGCCATGAAATTTTGGGCGAATACAAGGCAAACAGGAGCGAGCCGCCAGCTCAGCTAAAAGAGCAGCTGCCAGTTTGTATAGATATGATAGAAAAAATGGGACTTTACAGCCTTAGCCGCGAGGGCTACGAGGCCGATGATATCATCGCAAGTGCGGTTAAATTTTGCAAAGATAAAGATATATTTGTGCGAATAGTCACGCATGATAAGGACCTTTACCAGCTCATAGAAGACGGCAAAGTGAGCATCTACAGCCCACAAAGCAAGATCGACCACGATAGCGCTAGCTGCTTTGAAAAGTATGGCGTCTATCCAGCTCAGGTGAGGGACTTTTTAGCCATCGCAGGAGACAGCTCAGATAACATCCCAGGCGTAAAAGGTATCGGCGCAGTGGGAGCTAAGAAGCTTTTAGCTGAGTATGGTAGCTTAGAGGGAATTTATGAAAATTTAGCCCTCATTAGAAACGAGCGCACCAAAAATATGCTTGCAGCTGCAAGGGACGAGGCGTTTTTGAGCAAAAAACTAGCCACGCTCTTTGATGACGCGATCACTTCGCTTGATCTTGAGCAGTCCAAATTTCCAGAGCAAAATCCTTTGATAAACATCTCAGAAATTTTAAAAGAATACGATCTAAACAGGCTTCTTAAGAGCTTGCAAAAAGAGGAAAATGCTGAATTTAAGCTTGGCTTTAGAGCAAATTTACTACTTGATGAGGCAAGCATCGAAAAGCTGCTCTCTAGCGTCACGCCAGAGACCATCGTCGCCTTTGACACCGAGACCACGGGCGTTGATAGCAAGAGCGCAAAGATCGTTGGTTTTAGCTTTTGCTTTAACGACGAGGACGCCTACTACGTGCCAGTGGCTCACAACTACTTAGGCGCGCCAAAGCAAATAGACCTAAAATTTGCCACTTGGGCGGTAGGGCAAATTTATAAAGGTTGCGTGATCGGACAAAATTTAAAATATGACTTTGAGATCGTGAAAAATAACCTTGGGCTCAATCCCCCAGCAAATTTCAAAGACACGATGATACTTGCTTGGCTTAGCGATCCAAACTCAAGTGTCGGCATGGACGCGCTGGCAAAGAGGCTATATGACTACGACACTATCAAATTTGAAGATGTGGTTAAAAAGGGGCAGACTTTTGGCGATGTGCCACTAGAAAATGCCGCTAAATACGCGAGTGAGGACGCTTGGATAACGCTTAAATTTTATAAAACTTTTCAAAACACGCTTGATAAAAATTTACTCGCCCTTGCCTATACGCACGAGTTTCCTTTTATCCTCACGCTCTTTGACATGGAGCAAAACGGCATCAAGATAAATGAAGCTAAGATGCAAAAGCTCATCCTTGAAAACGATACCAAACTAAAGGCGCTAACAAGTGAAATTTACGAGCTAAGCGGCGAAAATTTCAACATAAACTCCGTAAAACAACTTGGCGTCATACTTTTTGAGCACCTAAAGCTTCCTACCAAAAAGAAGACAAAAACAGGATATAGCACCGATGAGAGCGTGCTAGCTGAGCTTACGGACGCTCATCCAGTGATAGAGAAAATTTTAGCTTACAGAGAGCTATATAAACTGCAAAGCACCTACTGCGAGCCACTTTTAGCACTTGCGAAAAAGGATGAGGGCTCGCGAATTTACACGAGCTTTTTGCAAACTGGCACGAGCACTGGCAGGCTTTCAAGCAAAAATCCAAATTTACAAAATATCCCAGCTCGTGGCAGCCTCGCAAAGGATGTCAGAGAGTGCTTTGAGGCGCGTGAGGGGTATAGTTTTGTGGGGCTTGATTACAGCCAGATCGAGCTTAGACTGCTAGCTCACTTTAGCCGTGATCCTGCACTACTTGAAGCGTTTAAAAATGACGAGGATATCCACGCAAGGACGGCTATTAGTATATTTGGTAGCAGTGACGGGCAAAATAGAGCCGTGGCAAAGAGCATAAATTTTGGCCTAATTTACGGCATGGGCTCAAGCAAGCTGGCAAATCAAGTAAATATCACAAGAGTCGAGGCAAAAGAGTATATAGAGCGCTATTTTAAGGCGTTTGAGACGATCAAAGAGTTTTTAGAGGGCATAAAAATTTCAGCCAAAAACGATGGCTTTGTGCAGACACTACTTGGCAGAAAGCGCTACTTTGACTTTAAAAGCGCTACGCCTATGCAAATAGCGATGTTTGAGCGCGAAGCGGTAAATACGGTCTTTCAAGGCTCTGCAGCAGATCTAGTTAAGATGGCGATGGTAAAAGTTAGAGCAAATTTAGATGAAAAAGCGAGTATGTTGCTTCAGATACACGACGAGCTGATCTTTGAAGTAAAAGACGAATTTGCGCAGGAATTTGGCAAAACGACACAAAAGACGATGGAGGAAATTTACACGTTAAATGTGCCACTTAAAACATCGCTAAATATCGCCAAAAACTGGGGCGAGTTGAAGTAG
- a CDS encoding ParA family protein has product MSEIITIANQKGGVGKTTTAVNLAASLAVAEKKVLLIDIDPQANATTGLGFSRSDYEFNIYHVLTDRKKLSQIVLKTEIPTLFLAPSNIGLVGIEQEFNDQSKDYKLILKNKISEVVDDYDFIIIDSPPALGSITINALSASDSVIIPIQCEFYALEGLAQILNTVKIIKKTINPKLNIKGFLPTMFSSQNNLSKETIANLKQHFENKLFKSKDGKEEFVVVPRNVKLAESPSFGKPVILYDIKSPGSIAYQNLAYCILN; this is encoded by the coding sequence ATGAGCGAGATAATAACAATAGCTAACCAAAAAGGCGGCGTTGGCAAGACCACAACGGCCGTAAATTTAGCCGCATCACTGGCGGTTGCTGAGAAAAAAGTATTATTAATAGACATCGATCCACAGGCAAACGCGACGACCGGACTTGGTTTTAGCAGAAGCGACTACGAGTTTAACATCTATCATGTCTTAACAGATAGGAAAAAGCTCTCACAAATCGTGCTAAAAACTGAGATCCCAACGCTTTTTCTAGCTCCGTCAAACATCGGACTTGTCGGCATCGAGCAAGAATTTAACGATCAAAGCAAAGACTATAAACTAATCCTTAAAAACAAAATTTCAGAAGTTGTAGATGACTATGATTTTATCATCATCGATAGTCCTCCAGCACTTGGCAGCATCACGATAAATGCTCTTAGTGCAAGCGATAGTGTGATCATCCCGATCCAGTGCGAATTTTACGCACTTGAGGGCTTGGCACAGATCCTAAACACAGTCAAGATCATCAAAAAAACGATAAATCCAAAGCTAAATATAAAGGGCTTTTTACCGACTATGTTTAGCTCACAAAACAATCTCTCAAAAGAGACAATTGCAAATTTAAAGCAGCATTTTGAAAATAAGCTCTTTAAAAGCAAGGACGGCAAAGAGGAATTTGTAGTCGTTCCAAGAAACGTCAAACTTGCTGAAAGCCCAAGTTTTGGCAAGCCAGTGATACTTTATGATATAAAATCACCAGGCTCGATCGCATATCAAAATTTGGCATATTGTATTTTAAACTAA
- a CDS encoding ParB/RepB/Spo0J family partition protein, which translates to MAKKGGLGRGLSAILEDVEQAYSKEIANLNDSEIVEEINIDEILPNPYQPRTHFDEEALKELSASIKRHGLIQPIIVIKKDDGYMLIAGERRYRATKMLGASKIKAIIADIKSQNLRELALIENIQRENLNPIELAKSYKELINEYKITQDGLANIIHKSRTQITNTMRLLLLSDYTQRLLQEDKLTQGHAKVIVGLSSEEERMVVDTIIGQKLSVRDTEILVKKIKNKEEVKEPKPQISEEMSKKLSNLQEIFKNLKIKTKVKSKNLILEFSDISQVEEFIAKLK; encoded by the coding sequence ATGGCGAAAAAAGGTGGATTAGGGCGCGGACTTAGCGCGATACTTGAAGATGTAGAGCAGGCCTACAGCAAAGAGATCGCAAATTTAAACGACTCTGAGATAGTCGAAGAGATAAATATAGATGAAATTTTACCAAACCCTTACCAGCCAAGGACGCATTTTGACGAAGAGGCTTTAAAAGAGCTAAGTGCTAGCATCAAAAGGCACGGTCTCATACAACCAATAATCGTCATCAAAAAAGATGACGGCTATATGCTAATAGCTGGTGAGCGTAGATACCGCGCTACAAAGATGCTGGGAGCAAGCAAGATAAAAGCGATCATCGCTGATATTAAGTCTCAAAATTTAAGAGAGCTTGCTCTTATCGAAAATATACAACGTGAAAATTTAAATCCAATCGAACTTGCAAAGTCATATAAAGAGCTTATAAACGAGTATAAGATCACGCAAGATGGCCTAGCAAACATCATACACAAGAGCAGAACTCAGATAACAAATACGATGAGACTTTTGCTGCTTAGCGACTACACGCAAAGACTTTTGCAAGAAGATAAGCTCACGCAAGGTCACGCTAAAGTCATCGTAGGACTTAGTAGCGAAGAAGAAAGAATGGTTGTTGATACGATCATCGGACAAAAGCTGAGCGTCAGAGATACAGAAATTTTAGTAAAAAAGATAAAAAATAAAGAAGAAGTAAAAGAGCCAAAGCCTCAAATTTCAGAGGAAATGAGCAAAAAATTATCAAATTTACAAGAAATTTTTAAAAATTTAAAGATAAAGACGAAAGTAAAATCTAAAAATTTAATATTAGAATTTAGCGACATTTCACAGGTAGAAGAATTTATCGCTAAGCTAAAATAG
- a CDS encoding FoF1 ATP synthase subunit B' produces the protein MLEIDVPLMLLTAIVLFVLIAILNPLLYKPMLKFIDDRNASIKNDEESTSKNASDLSVHEKEIEEIIQNARSEANKIRQEALNLAKEESLKEINAVKSSLEADYNEFLNALSSQKDSLKADLSAKLPELRAALNAKLSKI, from the coding sequence ATGTTAGAAATAGATGTGCCATTGATGCTTTTAACGGCTATCGTTCTCTTTGTCTTGATCGCCATTTTAAATCCTTTGCTATACAAGCCAATGCTTAAATTTATAGATGACAGAAATGCCTCTATAAAAAATGACGAAGAGAGCACTAGCAAAAATGCAAGCGACTTAAGCGTTCATGAAAAAGAGATCGAAGAGATCATACAAAATGCAAGATCTGAGGCTAACAAAATAAGACAAGAGGCCTTAAATTTGGCAAAAGAAGAGTCTTTAAAAGAGATAAATGCGGTAAAAAGTAGTTTAGAGGCTGATTATAATGAGTTTTTAAATGCTTTAAGCTCTCAAAAAGATAGCCTAAAGGCAGATCTATCAGCTAAACTACCTGAGCTTAGAGCAGCTTTAAACGCTAAGCTCTCTAAAATTTAA
- a CDS encoding F0F1 ATP synthase subunit B, whose amino-acid sequence MKIKILFFLALPFLAYASEHGGTNYDIVERTLNFLLFFAILVYFAAKPLKALYQSRIDRIANKLESIQEKLRESKAKKDDVLKRVEEAKQNANALIETAKKEAVNLAAKVKKEAQNDIANIEKGYKEQKEFEERKMTKGVVNEILSDIFSSDSLKVDQKELVNIILKKVS is encoded by the coding sequence ATGAAGATAAAAATTTTATTTTTTCTAGCACTTCCGTTTCTAGCATATGCTAGCGAGCATGGTGGAACAAACTACGACATAGTCGAGAGAACGCTAAACTTCTTACTTTTCTTTGCTATTTTGGTCTATTTTGCTGCTAAACCACTAAAAGCTCTTTATCAAAGCAGGATCGACAGGATCGCAAATAAGCTTGAGAGTATCCAAGAGAAACTTCGTGAGTCAAAAGCTAAAAAAGATGATGTTTTAAAGCGTGTAGAAGAGGCTAAGCAAAATGCAAATGCTCTAATCGAAACTGCGAAAAAAGAGGCTGTAAATTTAGCTGCTAAAGTTAAAAAAGAGGCTCAAAACGATATCGCAAATATCGAAAAAGGCTACAAAGAGCAAAAAGAATTTGAAGAGCGCAAGATGACAAAAGGCGTTGTAAATGAAATTTTGAGCGACATTTTCTCAAGTGATAGCCTAAAAGTCGATCAAAAAGAGCTTGTAAATATCATACTTAAAAAGGTTAGCTAA
- the fmt gene encoding methionyl-tRNA formyltransferase translates to MNIVFMGTPDYAVRILRHLKEAGFNIKAVFTQPDKPVGRKQILTPSEVKIYAQNELVGVPVFTPNTLKDEAVVAELKAFDPKFIVVAAYGKILPKSVLDVATCINLHASILPKYRGASPIQSAILAGEKQTGVTAMLMDAGLDTGDMLDFIYTPCESKMSSELFSELGELGGELIVKVLKNFENLKPQKQDESKATHCKKISKSDGLFSFDEEAGQIYNKFRALTPWPGLYLASGLKILSLELSEKSGKSGEILSIEKDHVVVACKGGAVKIYELQEPSKKPTNAKAYINGKRLSVGDELK, encoded by the coding sequence ATGAATATAGTTTTTATGGGGACGCCTGACTATGCCGTTAGGATACTTAGGCACCTAAAAGAAGCTGGCTTTAATATAAAAGCGGTCTTTACCCAGCCTGATAAGCCAGTTGGCAGAAAGCAAATTTTAACTCCAAGCGAGGTCAAAATTTACGCGCAAAACGAGCTAGTAGGCGTGCCAGTCTTTACACCAAATACACTAAAAGATGAGGCGGTGGTTGCCGAGCTAAAGGCATTTGATCCTAAATTTATCGTTGTGGCAGCTTATGGCAAAATTTTGCCTAAGAGCGTGCTTGACGTGGCGACTTGTATAAATTTACACGCTTCGATCTTGCCAAAGTATAGAGGTGCTAGCCCCATTCAAAGCGCGATCCTAGCAGGCGAGAAGCAAACTGGCGTCACAGCTATGTTAATGGACGCTGGCCTTGATACTGGTGATATGCTAGACTTCATCTATACGCCTTGCGAGAGCAAGATGTCAAGCGAGCTTTTTAGTGAGCTAGGCGAGCTTGGTGGCGAGCTAATCGTAAAAGTGCTTAAAAATTTTGAAAATTTAAAGCCACAAAAGCAAGATGAGAGCAAGGCCACGCACTGCAAAAAGATAAGCAAGAGCGACGGACTTTTTAGCTTTGATGAAGAGGCTGGGCAAATTTATAATAAATTTCGTGCGCTCACACCTTGGCCAGGGCTTTATCTGGCAAGCGGACTAAAAATTTTATCGCTTGAGCTAAGTGAAAAAAGTGGCAAAAGCGGAGAAATTTTAAGCATAGAAAAGGACCACGTCGTGGTTGCTTGCAAGGGTGGTGCGGTCAAAATTTACGAGCTTCAAGAGCCAAGCAAAAAGCCAACAAACGCAAAAGCATATATAAATGGTAAGCGCCTTAGCGTCGGCGATGAATTAAAATAA
- a CDS encoding DUF2971 domain-containing protein — translation MFKDINIDNLVDAVMKKNNMKNIPLQKYYKLRWFLDALKKDRFTFQKPSNWSDPFEDFISKLVNHSCYVYANKLNISDGFYAMSTIRKKSECYAMWKNFADSNGVLIYTSSKKIVKSMIKSVLDNKAWLKDRNFIDIVNQLSGVIKIKKVQYFSDKKIADHFKSTTGEPQFDYYNLTFKTLSIKKKEYEYESEYRVFFVPELLKIKEEKFLHTGYFKEAIDKIILSPVATDLRVRRLNSILTKRYDFKKDNIEKSHLYDIEYFKKKYNL, via the coding sequence ATGTTTAAAGATATAAATATAGATAATCTAGTAGATGCTGTCATGAAAAAAAATAATATGAAAAATATCCCTTTGCAAAAATATTATAAATTAAGGTGGTTCTTGGATGCTTTAAAAAAAGATAGATTTACATTTCAGAAACCATCGAATTGGAGTGATCCTTTTGAAGATTTTATATCAAAGTTAGTAAATCATTCATGTTATGTTTACGCAAATAAATTAAATATTTCTGATGGATTTTATGCAATGTCTACCATTAGAAAGAAAAGCGAATGTTATGCTATGTGGAAAAATTTTGCAGATTCAAATGGTGTGTTAATTTATACTTCTTCTAAAAAAATAGTTAAATCAATGATTAAATCTGTTCTAGATAATAAAGCTTGGTTAAAAGACAGAAATTTTATAGATATCGTGAATCAATTGTCTGGAGTAATAAAAATAAAAAAAGTTCAGTATTTTTCAGATAAAAAGATTGCAGACCATTTTAAGAGCACTACAGGCGAACCTCAATTTGATTATTATAATTTAACTTTTAAGACGCTATCTATAAAAAAGAAGGAGTACGAGTATGAGTCCGAATATAGAGTTTTTTTTGTGCCAGAGCTTCTTAAAATTAAAGAGGAAAAATTTTTACATACTGGATATTTCAAAGAAGCCATAGACAAAATCATTCTTTCACCTGTGGCAACTGATTTGCGCGTTAGAAGGTTAAATAGTATCTTAACTAAAAGATATGATTTCAAGAAAGACAATATTGAAAAATCTCACTTATATGACATTGAGTATTTTAAAAAGAAATATAACTTGTAA
- the thiD gene encoding bifunctional hydroxymethylpyrimidine kinase/phosphomethylpyrimidine kinase — MKNALSIAGVDPSGGAGVLADIKVFIAHGVYAMGAITAVTAQNTKGIFGMQLVEPKLIEDQIKAIFDDIRVDVIKIGVVPSVEIIKSVAKTLREIKNLPPVVLDPVMSCKNGDIWLEGAAKDAIVEELFPLASVITPNIFEAREILKRELKGESELKEACKELLKFGTKSVYLKCGEIEGKSLDIFYDGKEYEIFSDERIKTTATHGSGCSLSSAIASNLANGLSLKESVKNAHDYIFNAIKNAVIIGGGQNPVNHFYKFKV; from the coding sequence ATGAAAAATGCGTTAAGTATAGCAGGGGTTGATCCAAGTGGCGGAGCTGGAGTTTTAGCTGATATAAAGGTATTTATAGCACACGGCGTATATGCGATGGGAGCGATCACGGCGGTCACTGCTCAAAATACAAAGGGCATCTTTGGCATGCAGTTAGTTGAGCCAAAGCTCATCGAGGATCAGATAAAAGCGATATTTGATGATATAAGAGTTGATGTGATAAAAATAGGCGTTGTCCCAAGCGTTGAGATCATCAAAAGCGTCGCAAAAACGCTAAGAGAGATCAAAAATTTACCACCAGTCGTGCTTGATCCTGTTATGAGCTGTAAAAATGGCGACATCTGGCTAGAGGGCGCTGCAAAAGACGCGATCGTAGAGGAGCTTTTCCCGCTTGCAAGTGTGATCACACCAAATATCTTTGAAGCGCGCGAAATTTTAAAGCGTGAGCTAAAGGGCGAGAGCGAGCTAAAAGAGGCTTGCAAGGAGCTTTTGAAATTTGGCACAAAGAGCGTCTATCTAAAGTGTGGCGAGATAGAAGGCAAGTCGCTTGATATATTTTATGATGGCAAGGAATATGAAATTTTTAGCGACGAGCGCATAAAAACGACTGCGACACATGGCTCAGGCTGCTCGCTATCAAGCGCGATCGCTTCAAATTTAGCAAACGGGCTTAGTCTAAAAGAGAGCGTGAAAAACGCGCATGATTATATCTTTAACGCTATCAAAAACGCGGTCATCATCGGCGGCGGACAAAATCCAGTAAATCACTTCTATAAATTTAAGGTGTGA
- a CDS encoding F0F1 ATP synthase subunit delta, with product MNEVVAKKYVKAILSDVKSNELNVFVENLSELAAAFASDKFKSIISLPTLKASQKVEFVLSLVKNQDVKFANFIKLLGANKRLELIPAILDEMKIEQSLLENTYRGEVVGNFDLSAEQLKALEENFSKKFDSKIKLDGSKSDYNGVKVELDDLGVEVNFSIDRLKSQMSEYILKAI from the coding sequence ATGAATGAAGTAGTAGCTAAAAAATACGTAAAGGCGATCTTAAGCGACGTAAAGTCTAATGAACTTAATGTATTTGTTGAAAATTTATCAGAGCTAGCTGCTGCTTTTGCTAGCGATAAATTTAAAAGCATTATAAGTTTGCCGACATTAAAGGCTTCACAAAAGGTTGAATTTGTATTATCTTTGGTTAAAAATCAAGATGTTAAATTTGCAAATTTTATAAAGCTTCTTGGTGCGAACAAAAGACTAGAGCTCATACCTGCGATACTAGATGAGATGAAGATAGAGCAATCTTTACTTGAAAATACATATCGCGGCGAGGTTGTTGGAAATTTTGATCTAAGCGCTGAGCAGCTAAAAGCTTTAGAAGAGAATTTCTCTAAGAAATTTGACTCTAAGATCAAGCTTGATGGCTCAAAGAGCGATTACAACGGTGTAAAAGTTGAGTTAGATGATTTAGGTGTCGAGGTAAATTTCTCTATCGACAGACTAAAAAGTCAAATGAGTGAATATATATTAAAAGCAATTTAA
- a CDS encoding GDP-mannose dehydrogenase — translation MKKIFCIMLFCLGAYSCDPADPIYMFLDFNDIDRDGMLNLDEWVACKAPPMLKIAPDLCTSDEFKRLDLDRSGKVSVNELRNLVLQKISWQKDPCASWPPSSKNIDQNKSR, via the coding sequence ATGAAGAAAATTTTTTGCATTATGTTATTTTGCCTTGGTGCATATAGCTGTGATCCAGCGGATCCAATATATATGTTTTTGGATTTTAATGACATAGATCGCGACGGCATGCTAAATTTAGATGAGTGGGTGGCGTGCAAGGCGCCACCAATGCTAAAAATAGCACCAGATCTATGCACTAGTGATGAATTTAAAAGGCTGGATCTTGATCGTAGTGGCAAAGTTAGCGTTAATGAGCTAAGAAATTTAGTATTGCAAAAGATTAGTTGGCAGAAAGATCCATGCGCCTCTTGGCCGCCAAGCAGCAAAAACATAGATCAAAATAAAAGTCGTTGA